In Dyadobacter subterraneus, a single genomic region encodes these proteins:
- a CDS encoding beta-ketoacyl synthase chain length factor, protein MFIKDLSCISAQPTYEETFFEGELKVNRGNRYVALEPAYGNLIPAGLLRRMGKAVRIGVGAGLPLIQKNPDLDGIILGTANGGLDDCLKFLNQIVDYNEGTLTPTNFVQSTPNAVAGNLALMSKNTGYNATHVNKGLAFEGVLMDAFLLFGEGKAQSLLLGSIEEISDYNYNIDQLAGSWKKEETTSETLLNSATAGTVCGEAAVMFVAEAEKSDNSIAEIVDVEQINFADEKRISEKLIYFLKRNKIDLSEIDTLILGYNGDSRSDHWYNWLRETFFPESTVYNYKNLIGDFPTAVAFGVWMGAHILAGKNMPNETLLTKNSDQKSKKILLYNHHKGVQNGFILMSGL, encoded by the coding sequence ATGTTTATAAAAGATTTATCCTGCATTTCAGCGCAACCAACTTATGAGGAGACTTTCTTTGAAGGAGAGCTCAAAGTAAATAGGGGAAACAGATATGTGGCTTTGGAGCCAGCCTATGGAAATTTAATTCCCGCAGGTTTGCTGAGAAGAATGGGAAAAGCGGTGCGCATTGGTGTTGGCGCGGGACTTCCGTTAATTCAAAAAAATCCTGATCTGGATGGTATTATTCTGGGAACTGCGAATGGTGGCCTGGATGATTGTCTTAAATTTCTGAATCAGATTGTTGACTATAACGAAGGAACTTTAACACCTACCAATTTTGTCCAGAGTACTCCCAATGCCGTGGCTGGAAACCTGGCGTTGATGAGTAAAAATACGGGTTATAATGCCACGCACGTCAATAAAGGTCTGGCTTTTGAAGGCGTTTTGATGGATGCTTTTCTACTTTTCGGGGAAGGAAAAGCGCAGTCTTTGCTGCTTGGAAGTATCGAGGAAATTTCTGATTACAACTATAATATAGACCAGCTTGCCGGATCCTGGAAAAAAGAAGAAACAACATCTGAAACGCTTTTAAACTCAGCTACAGCTGGAACGGTTTGCGGAGAAGCTGCTGTCATGTTTGTTGCAGAAGCTGAAAAATCGGATAATTCTATTGCGGAAATTGTTGACGTTGAGCAGATTAATTTTGCAGACGAAAAAAGGATTTCAGAGAAGCTTATCTATTTTTTAAAAAGAAATAAGATTGATTTGTCAGAAATTGACACGTTGATTTTGGGATATAACGGAGATAGCCGAAGTGATCATTGGTATAATTGGCTGCGTGAGACATTTTTTCCTGAAAGCACAGTCTATAATTACAAAAACCTGATCGGCGATTTTCCAACTGCTGTTGCCTTTGGGGTATGGATGGGCGCTCATATTTTAGCAGGCAAGAATATGCCCAATGAGACTTTGTTGACAAAAAATTCAGATCAGAAATCGAAGAAAATTCTGCTTTATAATCACCATAAAGGCGTACAGAATGGATTTATCTTGATGTCAGGTCTATAA